The genomic interval TTCACCCGGGAGCGGCTCCAATCTACCCTCCGGGTAGTCACTCAACAGCAGCTCGATGATATTCCGGCGCAGCTGCTCAATAGATTGGCTATCGGGCCAGAGATATTGCCCCGGCAGAGCGGGAGTGTGACAGGCGGCCACTACACGACGTGCACCCTCAAGCGTAGAGGAGACCTCCACACTACAGAGACGACAGGAACCAAAGGGCTCAAGCACAGGGTCGTGACAGAGTACCGGGATGATCTCCCCTCCCAGTTGGCGGGAGACAAATTCATAGAGGGTTTCACCGGGTTCAAGGCGGTAGGTATCACCGTTGATAAAGGCGTGGGAGTCCGGCATTACTTCGTCCCCTTGGCAATAAACAGCTCCATCTCATCGGGGAAATACTCCAGGATATTTCGTACCGGTAGCGGCAATCCTCCTCCCAGTGCACAGAGCGAACCCAAAGCAAGGGTCTCAAGTAGATCTGAAAGGAGTCGGCCATCCAGTGGCTGCTTAGGGCTTGCCTGATTGAGCATATCCGAACCCTTGCGTGTACCTATCCGGCAGGGCACACACTTGCCGCAGGATTCGTCAGCCATATAGTCAAACAGATGTCGCAGAAACTCGATCATCGGGAAGCTCTTGGGGATGGCGATAATACCGGCGTGACCCAGTAGAAATCCCGCTTGATCGAAAGACTCGAAATCAATGGTCAGCTCGGCACTTTTATCGATAGGCAGCACCCCTCCCAGGGGGCCGCCGACCTGCAGTCCCTTAACGGGATAGCGAAAACCACCTGCCAGATCTGAGATGAGCCGGTCCAGAGGCAGACCCATATCCACCTCATAAACACCCGGATGGTTGAAGCTGTGATCAAGCGAGATCAGTTTGCTGCCGGTACTCACTCCATTACCGATTGCAGCAAAGGCCTCGCCCCCATTTTCAGCAATCCAGGGGAGGGCGGCAAAGGTCTCTACATTGCTCAGCAGGGTCGGCATGCCAAAGAGTCCCGCCTGTGCCGGGTAGGGTGGGCGTACCCGCACTTCGGGACGCAACCCCTCAATGGAGTTGAGCAGCGCAGTCTCCTCGCCGCAGACGTAAGCCCCCGCCCCCCTGATAACGTGGAACTCAACACCGGATTGTCGGTAGGCAAGCGTCGTTCGATACTGCGCTATGGCGGCAGTCATGAGCTCTATCGCCTCAGGATATTCGGCCCTGATATAGAGAAAGCCATGACGCGCACCACAGGCAAGGACGGCAAGCAGCATTCCACCCAGTACCCGATGTGGTTGATCCTCCAGCAGATAACGGTCACTGAATGCTCCGGGGTCGCCCTCGTCAGCATTGCAGACAATATATTTTTTCCCCTCCGGCATCTCAGCACAAGCTTTGAGCTTCGATGCAAACGGGAAACCGGCTCCTCCCCGACCCCTCAAGCCGGAACGCTCCAACTCTTGGACGATCACGCCTGCTTGCTGCGGCAACGATTGATAGAAGGCGTCGATATCACTAATGATCGAGCCAAAAACATTGATAGAGGCTGCCGCGAAAAAAGGCACATGCTCGCGGTTATGGGGTTTTGAGTGGGTCTTTTTCAGATCGGCCAGGGTTTCACAGTCAAAGGTCTTACCTTCGGTCACCATGCCCCCTCCCCGGTAGCAGCGACCGACACAGGCCATCTCACCCACCTCTGATGTTGAGTAGTGTGCAGCCAGATCTGCGTGAGCCGGTTGGGTTTTTTGCGAAAGCCGACAAGCCGTTCCCTTGCATCGATAAGCGCGCTTACCCCTGTTTGTCTCCCTGAGAAAGTCATAGAAAGAGTGACTGCCCTGAATTACCCCTGGTGCAATCAGGTGTTTTTCGGCAATCTTTCGAATCTCATCGCTGGAGAGGGTGCCGTGTTTATCAGCAATCAGGCCATATTCAGCAAAGAGGGTATTCCCTTCAGGAGAGCGGGCGCTTAGTGCGCGTATATTCTTAGACATTGGATCCAACCCTTATCCATCTCGACCATTCAACTCAGCTGAGTGTAACCCAGTAGAAGAGGTTTTCGCCCGCCTGTAGGTACTTTCTGGCGGAAAACGGCTTGTATTCACCACTGAGAAAAAGTTATATAGAGATCTGAATAAATGGATGTACACAATAATCCGGGAACCGAGTGTAGGAACGAACTTGTTTGCGAAGAAGATGCCCGGTCGCCTGATCGCGAATAAATTCGCTCCTACAGATGCACTTTTTTCTATGAAGGTGGTGCTTCAGGACTATTGTGCATAGCCGCTTTTGAATAAAAGAATCAGAGAATGACGCTGAGAAACGCCGTCAGCACTGTATCCACATAGCACACTGGGATTGATCATGATGAAAACAACCACAGTTATCCTTGCCTGTACTGTAACTTTGGCCCTAATGGGTTGTGAAGATAAATCAAAGGCGGTACAGCAGGTACAGCCAAAGCCGGAGATAAGCAAAACAGCTCCTGCCCCCGTTAGGGAGATAAGCACCGAGCCCAGCCTGACCGAACAAGCCAAGTCCTTGGGTAGCAATGTTTGGGACAAGACCAAGGACCTCTCCGGTGAGGCGGTGGAAAAGGGCAAAGAGCTTGGGGCACAAGCGACCGAGAAATCCAAAGAACTCTATGAAACCGCCAAGGAGAAGGGTGGTGAACTTGGTGAGGCAACTGCGGATAAATCGAAAGAGCTCTGGGAAGGTACCAAAGAGAAGTCCTCAGAGTACTACGATGCGGCTAAAGAGAAGGCCGATGAGCTTTACAAGAATTCGACACAGGATAAAAACCCAGCCCAGGTTCGCGAGATCTGAGTTTTCTACGATATGAAAGTCGCTCTCTTTTCAGATGTTCAGGGTAACCAGCCGGCAATGGAGGTGGTATTGGAGCATATCCATGCCTGGAACCCGGATTTGGTGGTGCTTAACGGCGACCTGATCAATCGCGGCCCGAACAATCCACAGTGTCTGGAGCTGTTCTTACAGTTTCAACAGCAGCACAGCTCTGTTCCGATCCGTGGCAATCATGAGGAGTTCGTACTCTATTGTGCGAAAAATCCACCTGCAAATGAAAATAAGGCGGCGCTACGCCAGTTTGCCGACTGGACAACAAGGCAGTTGGGGGATCAGGTTCAGCAGTTTGCCAAATGGGCGGATCATCTCAACTTTCACGGAGAAGAAGATGACCAGTGGGTGCATGTTACCCACGGCACTTTGAAGGGAAACAGGGATGGCATCTCCAGTAGCATCCCTGATGATAAGCTGGAGCACAAACTGCCCGAGCAGATCGCTCTTTTCGTCACAGCTCACACCCATAAGGTGCATGAGCGTCTATTCAAGGGTATTCAAATACTCAATATCGGCTCTGTTGGGTCCCCTTTTGATGGTGACCCGCGTGCCAGCTACGCCCAACTTGAGCTTCGTAACGGCTCGTGGCGCAGAAAAATCATACGCCTGGCCTATGACCGTGATCGCATGGCCCGAGACTGTGAGGAGTCGGGATTTCTCGATAAAGGTGGCCCTCTGACCCGAGTCATCTTTGAAGAGTGGCGGCGAGCCGATCTCCTGATGCCCTTCTGGAACAGACGTTACAGAGAGGCGGTTCTCGATGGCCGGATCAGCATGCAAAAAGCCGTGGATGAATTTTTGTCCGGGGTATAATTTGCACCGCTGCTTCGTCTGTACTGCACGTTGATCAAAACGGCGGTCCCACATATGAATAATCCTAGAATCCTCAGTTGACCTCCCCATTCTACGGGCAAGACATTGATTTTAATTACATTGACTACGATTGCTTCTTTCACTCCCCGGGTGAATAACACTACAGTGCGGATAGCACACTTGGGTTGGCGCATTACGGCGTTACAATTCCTTGGAATAGGCAGAAAATTGCTCCTGCATTTTCTGCATACCGTCCATCCATGGACATAAATGACTATTCCGCGTCGTTGTGCCTTGTACTGCACCAACCCAAGCGCACTCTCCACCCTGTTCAACTGAGGATTCTAGGATAATCGATACCAGAGACGATTCTATGAGCTTTGCCTCCCTGGGCCTATCCCTCCCTATCCTTGAAGCCGTTGCCGACCAGGGCTACGAAACACCTTCTGAAATACAGGCCCGGGTGATACCTGCAGTACTTGCAGGCAAAGACATTATGGCGGCGGCCCAGACCGGCACCGGCAAAACAGCGGGATTTATACTCCCTCTCTTGGAACGATTATCGAAGGGCCCGCGTCCTCAAGCCAATCAGGTACGAGCTCTGGTTTTGACGCCTACACGTGAACTGGCAGCCCAGGTCGAGAGCACTATTATCGCCTATGGTAAACATTTGCCTCTGCGTTCAGCCGTGGTATTTGGTGGGGTCAAGATCAATCCCCAGATGATGAAACTGCGCCGGGGCACCGATATTTTGGTGGCAACACCGGGGCGCTTGCTTGATCTGTACAATCAAAATGCCGTGAGGTTTAAACAGTTGGAAGTGCTGGTGTTGGATGAGGCCGACCGAATGTTGGATATGGGCTTTATCCACGACATCGGCAAAATTCTAGCGCTCTTGCCAAAGCAGCGCCAGACTCTGATGTTCTCTGCGACTTTTTCTGATGGGATTCGCAATCTGGCTAAGACCCTAGTTAACAGTCCAACTGAAATCTCGGTCAACCCGCAAAATACTACGGCAACTACAGTAGAACAGTGGATCTGTCCGGTGGATAAAAACAGGAAGTCGACACTGCTCAGGCAGTTGATTCAGGATAACCGATGGGATCAGGTCCTGGTATTTTGCAAAACCAAGCAGGGTGCAAGTCGCTTAACTCACCAGTTGGAGAGTAAAGGCATTAGCGCCGTGGCGATTCACGGCAATAAAAGTCAGGGGGCAAGGACCAGGGCGCTAGCTGACTTTAAAAATGGCTTGTATCGAGTGTTGGTTGCCACCGATTTGGCAGCCAGGGGCCTGGATATTGACCAACTGGCACAGGTGGTCAACTTTGATCTGCCCCATGTAGCCAATGATTATGTCCATAGAATCGGCCGTACCGGTCGGGCCGGGGAAAAAGGGCAGGCGGTATCATTAGTCTGTGCAGATGAGTTCAAAGAGCTCCTGAGTATCGAGCACCTGATTCAGAAGTCACTGACACGCAAGCCAATAGAAGGCTTTGAGCCGGTACACACCCTACCTCCATCGCGCTTGGTTCAGCGTTCCATTCGCCCTAAAAAACCGAAGAAGCCCAAAAAACCTAAAGTAGAGCATAAAGATGGACAGCGTTCTGGATAGAATGCCCTTGTCACTTCCCTGTTTCGTCTTATGCTTAGGATAATAGTAGAGAGGCCGGGAGGCTGGCGATGGGCAACTCAAATGGGCGGCGGATTGTCATCATGGGTGCGGCAGGTAGAGATTTTCACAATTTCAATCGCGTCTACCGGGACAACCCTGACTATCGTGTAGTGGCTTTTACCGCCACCCAAATCCCCGAAATTTCAGGTAGATGCTATCCGGCGGTGCTTGCAGGTGCGCTTTATCCTGAAGGTATACCGATACTGGAGCAGTCACAACTCGAACAGATTATTGCCGGTCAGGGGATTGATCAGGTGGTTTTCGCCTACAGTGATGTGAGTCAGGCGGAGGTGATGCATATCGCTTCCCAAGTGCTCGCGGCGGGGTGTGATTTTGTCATGCTTGGGCCGGAGCGCACCATGCTGCAGTCGAAGGTACCGGTGATTGCCGTCTCGGCGGTGCGTACCGGTTGTGGAAAATCGCCCACCAGCCGCTGGCTTTCACGCTATTTGAAGTCTCAGGGGGTGCGCGTCGGGGTGATGCGCCATCCTATGCCTTACGGTGATCTGGCAAGTCAGACGGCACAACG from Candidatus Sedimenticola sp. (ex Thyasira tokunagai) carries:
- a CDS encoding NADH-ubiquinone oxidoreductase-F iron-sulfur binding region domain-containing protein, whose translation is MSKNIRALSARSPEGNTLFAEYGLIADKHGTLSSDEIRKIAEKHLIAPGVIQGSHSFYDFLRETNRGKRAYRCKGTACRLSQKTQPAHADLAAHYSTSEVGEMACVGRCYRGGGMVTEGKTFDCETLADLKKTHSKPHNREHVPFFAAASINVFGSIISDIDAFYQSLPQQAGVIVQELERSGLRGRGGAGFPFASKLKACAEMPEGKKYIVCNADEGDPGAFSDRYLLEDQPHRVLGGMLLAVLACGARHGFLYIRAEYPEAIELMTAAIAQYRTTLAYRQSGVEFHVIRGAGAYVCGEETALLNSIEGLRPEVRVRPPYPAQAGLFGMPTLLSNVETFAALPWIAENGGEAFAAIGNGVSTGSKLISLDHSFNHPGVYEVDMGLPLDRLISDLAGGFRYPVKGLQVGGPLGGVLPIDKSAELTIDFESFDQAGFLLGHAGIIAIPKSFPMIEFLRHLFDYMADESCGKCVPCRIGTRKGSDMLNQASPKQPLDGRLLSDLLETLALGSLCALGGGLPLPVRNILEYFPDEMELFIAKGTK
- a CDS encoding metallophosphoesterase yields the protein MKVALFSDVQGNQPAMEVVLEHIHAWNPDLVVLNGDLINRGPNNPQCLELFLQFQQQHSSVPIRGNHEEFVLYCAKNPPANENKAALRQFADWTTRQLGDQVQQFAKWADHLNFHGEEDDQWVHVTHGTLKGNRDGISSSIPDDKLEHKLPEQIALFVTAHTHKVHERLFKGIQILNIGSVGSPFDGDPRASYAQLELRNGSWRRKIIRLAYDRDRMARDCEESGFLDKGGPLTRVIFEEWRRADLLMPFWNRRYREAVLDGRISMQKAVDEFLSGV